In a genomic window of Quercus lobata isolate SW786 chromosome 4, ValleyOak3.0 Primary Assembly, whole genome shotgun sequence:
- the LOC115987889 gene encoding guanine nucleotide exchange factor SPIKE 1-like encodes MIETRTAALRNELEEPRSSEGDQLPRLQSLQRILQGSVTVQVNSGVLSVCTAFLSGEPATRLRSQELQQLIAALLEFMAVCMRAIRVHFRLIGEEEQEFHTQLVNGFQSLTTELSHYIPAILSEL; translated from the exons ATGATTGAAACTCGGACAGCTGCACTACGAAATGAGCTTGAAGAGCCTCGCAGTTCTGAAGGCGATCAACTCCCTCGTCTCCAGAGTCTACAGAGAATTCTTCAAGGCAGTGTTACTGTTCAA GTGAACAGTGGAGTCCTAAGTGTGTGTACGGCCTTCCTATCTGGTGAACCCGCAACGAGGCTGCGTTCACAGGAATTGCAGCAACTCATTGCTGCACTCCTTGAATTCATGGCTGTTTGCATGCGGGCCATTCGGGTACACTTCAGATTGATTggagaagaagaacaagaattCCACACACAGCTTGTGAATGGATTTCAGTCCCTCACTACAGAGTTATCTCATTACATCCCTGCCATTCTCTCAGAGCTTTGA
- the LOC115986011 gene encoding guanine nucleotide exchange factor SPIKE 1-like gives MQTARLRVMLIITLSELMSDVQVTQMKLDGTLEESGEARRLRKSLEEMSDEAKSPNLLRECGLSDSALVTIPERSEENRWSWSEVKYLSDSLLLALDGSLEHALLGSVMTMDRYAAAESFYKLAMAFAPVPDLHIMWLLHLCDAHQEMQSWAEAAQCPVAVAGVVMLMRALVARNDVVWSKDHVTALHKICPMVSNEITSEASAAEAEGYGASMLTVHSESSPIPFTDATYYRVAFYGA, from the exons ATGCAGACAGCAAGGTTAAGGGTCATGCTAATTATCACATTATCGGAGCTGATGTCTGATGTGCAAGTGACTCAGATGAAGCTGGACGGAACACTAGAGGAAAGTGGTGAAGCACGACGGCTTAGAAAATCTTTGGAGGAAATGTCAGATGAAGCTAAAAGCCCCAACCTATTGAGGGAGTGTGGACTTTCTGATAGTGCTCTGGTAACAATTCCGGAAAGATCGGAAGAGAACAGGTGGTCCTGGTCAGAGGTGAAATATCTCTCTGACAGTCTTCTTCTTGCCCTTGATGGAAGCCTGGAGCATGCACTATTG GGATCTGTGATGACTATGGATAGATATGCAGCTGCTGAAAGTTTCTACAAACTTGCAATGGCATTTGCGCCCGTCCCAGATCTTCACATAATGTGGTTGCTACATTTATGTGATGCACATCAGGAAATGCAGTCTTGGGCTGAAGCTGCCCAGTGTCCTGTGGCTGTTGCTGGTGTTGTGATGCTGATGCGA GCCCTTGTGGCTAGAAATGATGTCGTTTGGAGCAAGGATCATGTAACTGCTCTTCATAAAATTTGCCCAATGGTGAGCAATGAGATCACATCAGAGGCTTCTGCTGCTGAGGCAGAGGGATATGGTGCTTCAATGCTCACAGTTCACTCT GAATCAAGCCCAATTCCATTCACTGATGCCACATACTATCGGGTGGCATTCTATGGTGCTTGA